In the Tessaracoccus lacteus genome, CTGCATACCCCCGCGATCCCACAGGACTCAGTCATGGCGCATTCCCCCGTTCCCGCCGTCGTCGTCGACGGCCTCACCTATTCCCTCTCCGACGGTTCCGTCATCCTCGATGACATCTCCGCGCGCTTCCCTCCCGGACACACGGGCCTGATCGGCCCCAACGGCTCAGGCAAGTCGACGCTCCTTGCGCTGATCGCCGGGCGGCTCACGCCCACCGCGGGCACGATCCGCGCGTCGGGGCGCGTACATCTGGTGCCCCAGCGGCTGCCGTCCGACGGCCGGGTCGCCGATCTGCTCGGCATCTCCGAGGTCCTGGCCGCGCTGCGCGCCGTCGAGGCAGGGTCGGTCGACCAGGCGCATTTCGACGCCGTCGGCGACGACTGGGATGTCGAGGCCCGCGCACTGGCAGAGCTCGACGCGCTCGGCTTCGCGGGCGCCTCCCCGCTGCTCGAGCGGGCCGTCGCGACGCTGTCCGGGGGCGAGGCGACGCGCGTCGCGCTGGCCGGCGCACGACTGGCGAGGGCCGAGGTCACACTGCTCGACGAGCCGACCAACAACCTCGACACCGCCACCCGGCACTGGCTCTACGACGCGCTCGACGGCTGGCAGGGAGCGCTGATCGTCGTCAGCCACGACCGTGACCTGCTCGACCGGGTCGACGCGCTGGTGGACCTCGACCGGCGCGGCGTGGTGGCGTTCGGCGGCAACTTCCACGACTACGCCGAGTTCCGCGCCGCGCGCCAGGAGACGGCCGAGCGGCGGCTGAAGGAGGCCGACGCGGGCCTGGCGCGGGCGAAGCGGCAGGCGCAGGTCGAGTTGCAGCGCGAGGCGCAGCGCAACCGCGCGGGTCGCCGGGAGCGGGCCGCTGACAACGTGAACAAGATGGAGGCCCACTACTTCCAGAACCGCTCGGAGCGCGGGTCGGCGGCGAAGGCCGTCGCGCACCAGAAGGCCGTCGCACAGGCAGCCGAGGCGCGCTCGGAGGCCGACGACGCGGCCCGCACGCACGACGTGATCCGCGTCGAGCTGCCCGACACCACCGTCGCGTCGGGCAAGGAGGTGCTCAAGCTCGCCGTCGGGGACGCCACGCTGGACGTCGTCGGGCCGGAGCGCATCCGGCTCGAGGGCGCCAACGGCTCGGGCAAGTCCACGCTGCTTGGCACGATGCTGTCGGGCAAGGCGCCGGCGTGGGCCGCCGTCCCTCCGGCCGGTGAACCCGCGGCATCGACCGCGGGACTCATGGCTGGGGTGACGGTTTCGCGGACGCCGACCGTCCCCGTCGGGGTGCTGGCGCAGCGGCTGGATGAGCTCGACGCGTTCAGCAGTGCCATCGACGCGGTCCGTGACGCCGCCCCGTCGCGGACGCCGCACGACGCCCGAGCCCTGCTGGCTCGGTTCCTGATCCGCGGCGACCGCGCCGACCAGCCCCCGGCGACCATGTCCGGCGGCGAACGGTTCCGCGTCGGTCTGGCCCGCGTGCTGTTCCGCGACCCCGCCCCACAGCTGCTGGTGCTCGACGAGCCGACGAACAACCTCGACCTGGACAGCGTCGAGCAGCTCGTCGCCGCGTTGGAGGACTACCGGGGCGCGCTCATCGTCGTGACGCACGACGAGCACCTGGTCCGTGAGCTGCGGGTCTCCCGGACGTGGTCCGCGTCGCGCGACGGAAGGGGCGTGATGCGGGTCGCTGACCGGTTCCCTGAGCCTGTCGAAGGGCCCTGAGCCTGTCGAAGGGCCTGGCCCCTGCGGTTCCCTGAGCCTGTCGAAGGGCCTGGCCCCTGCGGTTCCCTGAGCCTGTCGAAGGGCCTCGCCCCTGCGGTTCCCTGAGCCTGTCGAAGGGCCTGGCCCCTGCGGTTCCCTGAGCCTGTCGAAGGGCCTCGCCCCTGCGGTTCCCTGAGCCTGTCGAAGGCCCTCGCCCCTGCGGTTCCCTGAGCCTGTCGAAGGCCCTGGCCCCTGCGGTTCCCTGAGCCTGTCGAAGGGCCCTGAGCCTGCGAAGGGTATCCCTCTCGCTCCGCTCGAGGCGTTTCGACAAGGCCTGTGCTGAGCCTGTCGAAGTGCTCAACGACCCGGACACCCAGAAGGGTGGCGTCAGTTGCCGCGTGCCTTGTCGGCGGCGATGACCTGGCGCATGCCCTCGATGGCGACGGGGATGAGGTTCTCGACCTTCGAGGCCTCCTTTTCCGCGTCGGTCATCGGTTGGAAGTCGTGGTGGCCCATGACCATCATCACGCCGCCGGCGCGGACGCGGCGGGTGGAGGCGACCAGGAACAGCGCGGCGCACTCCATCTCGGAGACGAGGCAGCCGCCCTTGACCCAGGCGTCCCACCGCTCGTGGAGGTGCTTCGCGACGGGCATCGAATCGGGCTCATGCTGGCCGTAGAAGGAGTCCTTCGACTGCGACACCCCCACGTGGTAGTTCCTCCCGAGCTTCTGCGACGCGGCGACGAGCCCGTTGATCAGGTCGAGGTCGGCGACGGCCGGGAACTCCATGGGGAGGTAGTGCAGGCCGGTGCCCTCGTCGCGAATGGACGAGTTGATGACGGCGATGTCGCCGGGCTGGGTCTCGGGCTGCATCGCGCCGGAGGTGCCGACGCGCATGAAGGTGTCGGCGCCGACGTGGATGAGCTCCTCCACCGCGATCGCCGTCGAAGGGCCACCCATGCCCGTCGAGGTGACGGCGACGGGGACGCCGTCGAGCTCACCGGCCCACGTCGTGTGCTCCCGGTGGGAGTTCACGAACCGGGGGTTGTCGAAATGCTGCGCGATGGTCTCGCAACGGCCAGGGTCGCCGGGCAGGAAGACGTAGCGGCCGACGTCTCCCTTCGAAAGGTGGATGTGGTACTCGTAACCCTCCGAGTAGGCCATGTGGCACTCCTTTGTCGCTTCGGTCTGCATGAACTGGTTGCCTAACGCTACGCCACGGCCGAGCCCGCGTCCCGTCGCTCGAGCAACCGGCCAGCCAGGCGGACCAGAACCAGAATTGGCAAGGCAGAGCGCGGACCCGAGGACGAGGGGCAGTGCCGAGCGCGTACTACGGGATGTAGGATTTCGATGACGGGGAGATCTAATTCGACTAGCATCAAACTGCTGGCATCCACTGGAGGATCAATGCCTGACATCGACGAACAGGTGACCCTGCTCAAGACGATCGCCGATTCGACGCGCCTGCGCATCCTCGGTCTACTCGCGGAGCGGCCGCGGACCGGCACCGAACTCGTCGAGGAACTCGGCCTCACGGCCCCCACCATCAGCCACCACCTGCACCGCCTGCGCGACGTCGGGATCGTCTCGGCCGAGGCCGACGCCCAGCGACGGGTCTGGTCCATCAACACCGACCTGCTCGGTGCCGTCGGGGCACCGTCGGCCAACTGCGCGCACATCGACGACGAGCAGGCCAGGCTCGCAGCGCGGTTCATCAAGGATGGGCGGCTGGAGACCATCCCCAGCAAGCGCAAGGCTTTCACAGCCGTGCTCATGGAACTGCTGCGCAACTTCGAACCCGGGCGCAGCTACCAGGAACGCCAGGTCAACGAGATCCTCGGTCGCTACCACTGCGATGTGGCAACACTGCGCCGCGGCATGATCGACTACGGTTACCTGCACCGCACCGGGTTCGTCTACCAGGTCACCGACGAGGTGCCCGACCGCACGCCGACCGAGGCCCAGGAAGTCCCGAAGGGCGAGGCGGACTGGCTCCGCTCTCTGATCGACAGCGCCCTCCCCAAGGTCTGACCCGCCAACACTCGGGTTGGCACCCCGATCAGCACCAGGGAAGGTGTGGGAACACGCTGCAGATGCTGCGCGAAGGAGCGGCGGCGGCCTGCGCCGCCGGGGTAGCGCCCATCAGGACAAGGGCGGCGAGGACGGTGGCAACAAGTCGTCTGTTCATGTGCGAATAATGCTGCCGCCCGGGGACCATCGCCAGAGGCATGGCACGAAAGTACCGCCGCCTGGCGACACCCGCTGGCCGCGCTGTTCCCGTCCCCCTAGTCTGCTGACGTGATCTGGATCAGGGCCCTCGCGAACGGCGCGCTCGAGTTGATCCTCGCTGCGTTCTTCCTGACGGCCACCTTCATCGCCAACGACGGGGCGCGGATCGACGAGCCGCATCTCGTCGTGATCGACGTGCTGGCCGCGGCAGCCGTCGCGCTGACGGGGTGGCGCCCACAGTGGGGCGCGGCGATGGGCATCGCCGTTGCCCTAGCCGGCCTGGCCTTCGACGCGGACCAGTTCGGGCTCTGGCCAATGACGCTCATGTGCGTCGTGGTGAGCCTGATGAGGTTGGGCCGGTGGCCGCTGGCCGCCGTCTCCTTCAGCGTCATCTTCGCGTCGTCCGTCGCGGCGACGTACCGCGCCAGCATGACGGAGGAGGACGTCCTGTGGCAGGCGCTGTTCACGTGGGGCACGCTCGATGCCTTCATGCTGATCGTCGGCCTCGGGCTGTACGCGGCATCCCGGCACGCTGCGGACCTCGCCGAGCAGGAGTCGAAGGCAGTGCGCCTGCAGGCCGCGATCGACCTGCACGACCTCGTGGCGAAGGACCTGACCATCATCGCGATGGAGGCCGAGCGGGCGAAGCTCGACGGTGCCACCGCCGAGTCGCTCTCCGCCATCGCGGACCGGGCCCGGGCCGCCGGTGTCGCGCTCCGCAGCACCGTCGGATACCTCTCGTCCGGGAGACCCGACGCTCCGGCCGTCACGTTCGCCGGCGCCCTGCGGTCGGGAATGGCCCGGCTCGAGAGGGCCAACTTCCACGGCCGGGTCGAGGGCGACCTGTCACCGACGCTGCCCGCCAGCATCGACGCCGCTGCCGGCCGCATCCTCACCGAGGCCCTCTTCAACGTGTCCCAGCACGGCAGGCGCAAGGGCCGCTGGCATCTGTCCGCCGAGAAGACCGACGAGTCCTTCGACTTCATCATCACCAACGAGCGCACCGACGGACCCATCGTCGCGGGCCTGGGGACGGTCAGCATCTCGCAGTCCGCCAGGGCGGTCGGCGGCCACGT is a window encoding:
- a CDS encoding sensor histidine kinase is translated as MIWIRALANGALELILAAFFLTATFIANDGARIDEPHLVVIDVLAAAAVALTGWRPQWGAAMGIAVALAGLAFDADQFGLWPMTLMCVVVSLMRLGRWPLAAVSFSVIFASSVAATYRASMTEEDVLWQALFTWGTLDAFMLIVGLGLYAASRHAADLAEQESKAVRLQAAIDLHDLVAKDLTIIAMEAERAKLDGATAESLSAIADRARAAGVALRSTVGYLSSGRPDAPAVTFAGALRSGMARLERANFHGRVEGDLSPTLPASIDAAAGRILTEALFNVSQHGRRKGRWHLSAEKTDESFDFIITNERTDGPIVAGLGTVSISQSARAVGGHVDQSHTICDWTCSVSLPLTGDAS
- a CDS encoding ABC-F family ATP-binding cassette domain-containing protein, whose protein sequence is MAHSPVPAVVVDGLTYSLSDGSVILDDISARFPPGHTGLIGPNGSGKSTLLALIAGRLTPTAGTIRASGRVHLVPQRLPSDGRVADLLGISEVLAALRAVEAGSVDQAHFDAVGDDWDVEARALAELDALGFAGASPLLERAVATLSGGEATRVALAGARLARAEVTLLDEPTNNLDTATRHWLYDALDGWQGALIVVSHDRDLLDRVDALVDLDRRGVVAFGGNFHDYAEFRAARQETAERRLKEADAGLARAKRQAQVELQREAQRNRAGRRERAADNVNKMEAHYFQNRSERGSAAKAVAHQKAVAQAAEARSEADDAARTHDVIRVELPDTTVASGKEVLKLAVGDATLDVVGPERIRLEGANGSGKSTLLGTMLSGKAPAWAAVPPAGEPAASTAGLMAGVTVSRTPTVPVGVLAQRLDELDAFSSAIDAVRDAAPSRTPHDARALLARFLIRGDRADQPPATMSGGERFRVGLARVLFRDPAPQLLVLDEPTNNLDLDSVEQLVAALEDYRGALIVVTHDEHLVRELRVSRTWSASRDGRGVMRVADRFPEPVEGP
- the udp gene encoding uridine phosphorylase, which produces MAYSEGYEYHIHLSKGDVGRYVFLPGDPGRCETIAQHFDNPRFVNSHREHTTWAGELDGVPVAVTSTGMGGPSTAIAVEELIHVGADTFMRVGTSGAMQPETQPGDIAVINSSIRDEGTGLHYLPMEFPAVADLDLINGLVAASQKLGRNYHVGVSQSKDSFYGQHEPDSMPVAKHLHERWDAWVKGGCLVSEMECAALFLVASTRRVRAGGVMMVMGHHDFQPMTDAEKEASKVENLIPVAIEGMRQVIAADKARGN
- a CDS encoding metalloregulator ArsR/SmtB family transcription factor is translated as MPDIDEQVTLLKTIADSTRLRILGLLAERPRTGTELVEELGLTAPTISHHLHRLRDVGIVSAEADAQRRVWSINTDLLGAVGAPSANCAHIDDEQARLAARFIKDGRLETIPSKRKAFTAVLMELLRNFEPGRSYQERQVNEILGRYHCDVATLRRGMIDYGYLHRTGFVYQVTDEVPDRTPTEAQEVPKGEADWLRSLIDSALPKV